cagcccccaagtaattCTTTATCCGGCCTTCTGTCAATTCTTTGTACTGCATACCCCTATGGAGGTCTTGGTCCTGTATTGTATCCAAGTCTGCTACTTTTAAATGACAAGAGAAATGAAAATCAATATTATGTAGTGTGTGTACAACTTTTGTTTCCGCCAAAAATAGCGTCCTAAATCGCGCCTGGGGTTGAGGCAAGGAAAAATCAAGACGAAAAAACAGGGAGTCAAAAAAAGCCTTATCGACGCCAGTCAATCGAGACACGGCAAAAGGAACCAAACTCCCGCTACACGCTtcgcaagcaaaaaaaaggcacatgtcatcatcatccatcATCATAAACTAATATCCAACTGACCACCCTTCTGCACCCGCACGTTACTACCGATGCGGGGGTTTCGGGTGTTCATCTCGACGGCATCGGAGCTGTAGTGCCGCGACAGTCTGCCGCCccgcgtcgtcgtcctctcgAATGCCGGGCTGGCCACTGCGGGAGGGACAGCTCCGCTCGGGCCGCCGTGGCAGACCGACCCCGAGACGACACCGGCGGACCGGGCACGGTCCAAGGAACCGCCGTCGACCCCGACGAGATGCACACTGCTGGGATCGATCATGCGCAACCAGGTGAGCACCCTGCGCAGGACGGGGCGGCGCGACGAAGccacctcgagctcctcgcGCAGGATCTTGTGGCTGGTGGAGAAGTAGATGACGGCGTTCCAGACGCCCTGCAGCGGCAggacggcggcgctggccagGTTCAGGCCGTACGAGGCCTGCTCCGGGTAGACGAGGTTGTAGACGCGGTTGATGCTGCTCGGCGTCCAGGTCACGAGCACGGAAATGGCAAACACAAACGACGTCCTCAGGTATGCGAGCTTGACGGGGTCCATGTGGCGGAGCTTGGCTGTGATGCGGTGGCCCGAGGACTGGACGCGGGTGAGCACCGAGGGCCGCGATGTGCTGCGCCGTTTCGGGCGAGGTGCCGCCGTGATGACCGAAGTCGTCGAGAAGGTTTGAGGTTGAGGAGGCGGGCTGCTCCTGTGGGTTGCCGCGCTGGATGCCGTTGCCTGTCTCTTGGTGGTGGGAGACGCGGGGGGTGGTATCGGGAAAATGGCGTTTGGTATGTTTGCATAGTGGCAATTGGGGTTGCCGCAGGGGCTCAAAGGTCGTGGCAGGGGCCCAGGCTGTGCAAAGCTGTCCTGGTTGGTGCCGGCGTTGAAATTTGTCTGGGAGGGCCCGCTGCCGTTGCAAGCCTCGAGGTCAAAGGGAAAAGTCGCGGTGCTCACCCAGGGATGATAGCAGGGTGGTGGGGTCAAGGTTGTGTTTGAGTTTGAGTTCCAGTTGTtgggcggcgtcggcggtgGCGTGATCGAGTGTGTTGTGTGTGCGTCGCAGCAGTGGTCCATGGTCGTGACCTGGACTTCTGTAGTCACCGTACCATAGTAGCTTCCATGTCCGGTAAGGTTCTAGGTGAAGGTTGTTTTTAGCATCATGTCGGTGCCCCGAACCGGCTCGACCCATCGGAGCTAAGACCAGGCTAGCGCTGTCAAAGCTGCCATCCGGTAGGACGGCTCGTCCGATAATAATCAATCAATGAACAAGAAACCAGCTTACCTTTTCAGCAGAGTCGCGTACGTCGGATGTGGATGTCTCCTTGCCAGGGTTGCTGAGCGTTAGGTTGCGTAGCTGGTTGCGTTGGTGAAACACCTGGTAGCCCACGGCCACGTAAATGACTGCTGAGAGaaagatgcacacccatatCGGGAGGTAGTAGGTCCAGATGCGCAGCTGGTTGAAGTTGTTGTCAATCCAGCACCAAAGCTGTACTCACGACATCAGTTAGCAAATTTCGTTCGTCATTGACAGCAAAGAATGGGCTGCTCACAATCGCATCCCCATAGATATAAGCGCCGCCGGGCCTGTAAA
The Pyricularia oryzae 70-15 chromosome 1, whole genome shotgun sequence DNA segment above includes these coding regions:
- a CDS encoding G-protein coupled receptor, translating into MEVRNSISGQRETAADSTIMAFDPDQRYILSTLERVGGALSLVGVSMIFVTFYASKRIRTVPNTFILFASIANVGACVASLIALEGIEQGETSPLCQTQAFLFEMFMQSDPWWSFAMAINVYLVFFWSTNPTSFRKHLWIYCAICFGVPAVPAFICLFYRPGGAYIYGDAILWCWIDNNFNQLRIWTYYLPIWVCIFLSAVIYVAVGYQVFHQRNQLRNLTLSNPGKETSTSDVRDSAEKNLTGHGSYYGTVTTEVQVTTMDHCCDAHTTHSITPPPTPPNNWNSNSNTTLTPPPCYHPWVSTATFPFDLEACNGSGPSQTNFNAGTNQDSFAQPGPLPRPLSPCGNPNCHYANIPNAIFPIPPPASPTTKRQATASSAATHRSSPPPQPQTFSTTSVITAAPRPKRRSTSRPSVLTRVQSSGHRITAKLRHMDPVKLAYLRTSFVFAISVLVTWTPSSINRVYNLVYPEQASYGLNLASAAVLPLQGVWNAVIYFSTSHKILREELEVASSRRPVLRRVLTWLRMIDPSSVHLVGVDGGSLDRARSAGVVSGSVCHGGPSGAVPPAVASPAFERTTTRGGRLSRHYSSDAVEMNTRNPRIGSNVRVQKGGQLDISL